The following coding sequences are from one Haliotis asinina isolate JCU_RB_2024 unplaced genomic scaffold, JCU_Hal_asi_v2 scaffold_19, whole genome shotgun sequence window:
- the LOC137269947 gene encoding serine/threonine-protein phosphatase 6 regulatory ankyrin repeat subunit C-like has protein sequence MHMQPESQTPSPDKDQGGHNVHDAENNLTAFKHILSSDDKDINHRGQNGKTAIMCAAQEGNSDMFDLFVAKGADLSILDAGGNNILHYASVGGDVKIMKYIISEHKASINSRDEYQRTPVVLAASYGRVDAFMFLVNQGVDLTLKDAFSNNILHSACYGGNVDIVKYVLSQTPVNINSIDKFLRTPVMWAAQLGHKLVFDLLVDRGGDLKLHDFVGNNILHYACTGGHMEIVKYLLSSNVVDRDGRNSYGFTASAVAKHHGLGSVQELILSQR, from the exons ATGCACATGCAGCCAG AGTCACAGACACCATCCCCAGACAAGGACCAAGGTGGACACAACGTCCATGACGCCGAGAATAATCTGACTGCTTTTAAGCACATATTGTCAAGTGACGATAAGGACATAAACCATCGTGGACAGAACGGGAAGACTGCAATCATGTGCGCAGCACAGGAAGGAAACAGTGACATGTTTGACTTGTTTGTTGCTAAAGGAGCTGACTTATCAATATTAGATGCTGGCGGTAATAACATCCTTCACTATGCAAGTGTTGGAGGAGATGTGAAAATCATGAAGTACATTATCTCAGAACACAAAGCCAGCATCAACAGCAGAGACGAGTACCAGAGGACCCCAGTGGTGTTGGCAGCCTCGTATGGAAGAGTTGATGCGttcatgtttcttgttaatCAGGGAGTTGATCTGACTTTAAAAGATGCTTTCagtaacaacatccttcactcgGCATGTTACGGAGGAAATGTAGATATAGTGAAGTATGTCTTATCACAGACCCCTGTCAATATCAACTCCATTGACAAGTTCTTGAGGACACCTGTCATGTGGGCGGCACAGCTAGGACACAAACTCGTGTTTGATCTGCTTGTTGACAGGGGTGGTGATCTGAAGCTACATGATTTCGTTGggaacaacatccttcattatGCATGTACTGGAGGTCATATGGAGATCGTGAAGTATCTCCTCTCGAGCAACGTTGTGGATAGGGATGGAAGGAACAGTTATGGATTCACAGCTTCTGCTGTGGCGAAACACCACGGCCTTGGATCAGTGCAAGAACTGATTTTGTCCCAGAGGTGA